A region from the Melanotaenia boesemani isolate fMelBoe1 chromosome 11, fMelBoe1.pri, whole genome shotgun sequence genome encodes:
- the LOC121649201 gene encoding apoptosis-inducing factor 3 isoform X2: MGGCFSKPKPVEVKVELSLLDKEKEVDGLSPNGKASPFADCRPNGALGHGSDDDSTPLPFNHKPRDYVEASVCHVKDLENGQMREVDLGSGRALLIKEHGEFSAMGHKCPHYGAPLVKGVLSKGHVRCPWHGACFNIATGDIEDFPGLDSLPIFQVRVEKDKVIIRANKQALQSQKISKPMARCSAVINSSTDFSHVLIIGSGPAGLVCAETLRQEGFTDRIVMCTMDRHPPYDRPKLSKSLDSTAEQLRLRSIDFLQDHDIELLTEKEVVAVDVKTRSVTFEDGLRMEYRKVFIATGSKPKQMNYKGKDVRNVFHLRTPEDANSIARLANNKNAVIVGSSFVGMEVAAALTDKAHSVSVIGIESVPFKKALGEKVGKAIMKLFEANRVKFYMLNEVSEMIGHHGQLKEVVLKSGKVLRADVCVIGAGSVPATGFLKSSGIHLDSKGFITVNKMMQTNADGVYAGGDVVMFPFPPRNNKKVNIPHWQMAHVHGRVAALTMTDRATEIKTVPYFWSAMFGKTIRYAGYGDGFDDVIIQGDLDELRFVAFYTRSEEVVAVASMNYDPIVSRVAEVLGSGKTIKKRDVETGDISWLIDKGSH; this comes from the exons CTCctggacaaagaaaaagaggtggATGGCCTCTCACCTAATGGTAAAGCTAGTCCCTTTGCTGACTGCAGACCTAATGGAGCCCTGGGTCACGGCTCCGATGACGACTCCACCCCACTCCCATTCAACCACAAGCCACGAGACTATGTGGAGGCATCTGTGTGTCATGTTAAAGACCTGGAAAATGGAca GATGCGCGAGGTGGACTTGGGGAGTGGCAGAGCTTTGTTAATCAAAGAGCATGGGGAGTTCTCCGCCATGGGCCACAAATGTCCTCACTATGGTGCACCCCTGGTCAAAg GTGTACTTTCTAAAGGACATGTGCGCTGTCCCTGGCATGGAGCTTGTTTCAACATAGCAACAGGAGACATTGAAGACTTCCCTGGTCTAGACAGTCTGCCTATCTTTCAG GTCAGAGTTGAAAAGGACAAGGTGATCATTCGTGCAAACAAGCAG gCTCTTCAGTcacaaaaaatatcaaaacccATGGCCCGATGTTCAGCTGTCATTAACTCCAGCACAGACTTCAGCCATGTTCTCATCATTGGCTCAG GTCCAGCAGGTCTGGTGTGTGCAGAGACGCTGAGGCAAGAAGGCTTCACTGACCGCATTGTCATGTGCACCATGGACAGGCATCCTCCATATGACAGGCCTAAACTGAGTAAG TCCTTAGACAgcacagcagagcagctgagaTTGCGCTCCATAGACTTCCTGCAGGACCATGACATTGAACTACTCACAGAGAAAGAG GTTGTAGCAGTAGATGTGAAGACTCGATCAGTGACCTTTGAAGATGGCTTGAGGATGGAGTATAGGAAAGTCTTTATTGCTACAGGAAGCAA ACCAAAGCAGATGAACTACAAGGGTAAAGACGTCAGGAATGTGTTCCACCTTCGGACGCCTGAAGATGCTAACAGCATAGCGAGACTAGCCAACAACAAGAATGCAGTGATTGTGGGATCATCATTTGTTG GTATGGAAGTGGCTGCAGCTCTGACTGACAAGGCCCACTCAGTCTCTGTCATTGGGATCGAGTCCGTCCCCTTTAAAAAAGCTCTCGGGGAGAAAGTAGGGAAAGCCATAATGAAG ctgtttgaGGCAAACAGGGTGAAGTTTTACATGTTGAACGAGGTGTCGGAAATGATTGGTCATCATGGACAG CTAAAAGAGGTTGTACTGAAGAGTGGCAAAGTCCTGAGGgctgatgtgtgtgtcatcGGAGCAG GAAGTGTTCCTGCAACAGGTTTTTTGAAATCGAGTGGCATTCATCTGGACTCCAAGGGCTTTATCACTGTGAATAAG ATGATGCAAACAAACGCTGACGGAGTATATGCTGGAGGTGATGTAGTGATGTTTCCTTTCCCACCACGCAACAACAAGAAGGTGAACATTCCTCATTGGCAGATGGCTCATGTACACG GCAGGGTGGCAGCTCTCACCATGACGGACAGAGCCACTGAGATCAAAACTGTGCCTTACTTCTGGTCGGCCATGTTTGGGAAGACCATCCGCTATGCAG GTTATGGAGATGGATTTGATGATGTCATCATCCAAGGAGATCTGGATGAACTGCGATTTGTCGCATTTTATACCAG GAGTGAGGAAGTGGTTGCTGTTGCCAGCATGAACTATGATCCCATTGTATCTCGAGTGGCAGAGGTTTTAGGATCTGGAAAGACCATTAAGAAGCGAGATGTGGA GACTGGGGACATTTCTTGGCTGATTGACAAAGGCTCTCACTGA
- the LOC121649201 gene encoding apoptosis-inducing factor 3 isoform X1 yields MGGCFSKPKPVEVKVELSLLDKEKEVDGLSPNGKASPFADCRPNGALGHGSDDDSTPLPFNHKPRDYVEASVCHVKDLENGQMREVDLGSGRALLIKEHGEFSAMGHKCPHYGAPLVKGVLSKGHVRCPWHGACFNIATGDIEDFPGLDSLPIFQVRVEKDKVIIRANKQALQSQKISKPMARCSAVINSSTDFSHVLIIGSGPAGLVCAETLRQEGFTDRIVMCTMDRHPPYDRPKLSKSLDSTAEQLRLRSIDFLQDHDIELLTEKEVVAVDVKTRSVTFEDGLRMEYRKVFIATGSKPKQMNYKGKDVRNVFHLRTPEDANSIARLANNKNAVIVGSSFVGMEVAAALTDKAHSVSVIGIESVPFKKALGEKVGKAIMKLFEANRVKFYMLNEVSEMIGHHGQLKEVVLKSGKVLRADVCVIGAGSVPATGFLKSSGIHLDSKGFITVNKMMQTNADGVYAGGDVVMFPFPPRNNKKVNIPHWQMAHVHGRVAALTMTDRATEIKTVPYFWSAMFGKTIRYAGYGDGFDDVIIQGDLDELRFVAFYTRSEEVVAVASMNYDPIVSRVAEVLGSGKTIKKRDVEMLARLGKTGDISWLIDKGSH; encoded by the exons CTCctggacaaagaaaaagaggtggATGGCCTCTCACCTAATGGTAAAGCTAGTCCCTTTGCTGACTGCAGACCTAATGGAGCCCTGGGTCACGGCTCCGATGACGACTCCACCCCACTCCCATTCAACCACAAGCCACGAGACTATGTGGAGGCATCTGTGTGTCATGTTAAAGACCTGGAAAATGGAca GATGCGCGAGGTGGACTTGGGGAGTGGCAGAGCTTTGTTAATCAAAGAGCATGGGGAGTTCTCCGCCATGGGCCACAAATGTCCTCACTATGGTGCACCCCTGGTCAAAg GTGTACTTTCTAAAGGACATGTGCGCTGTCCCTGGCATGGAGCTTGTTTCAACATAGCAACAGGAGACATTGAAGACTTCCCTGGTCTAGACAGTCTGCCTATCTTTCAG GTCAGAGTTGAAAAGGACAAGGTGATCATTCGTGCAAACAAGCAG gCTCTTCAGTcacaaaaaatatcaaaacccATGGCCCGATGTTCAGCTGTCATTAACTCCAGCACAGACTTCAGCCATGTTCTCATCATTGGCTCAG GTCCAGCAGGTCTGGTGTGTGCAGAGACGCTGAGGCAAGAAGGCTTCACTGACCGCATTGTCATGTGCACCATGGACAGGCATCCTCCATATGACAGGCCTAAACTGAGTAAG TCCTTAGACAgcacagcagagcagctgagaTTGCGCTCCATAGACTTCCTGCAGGACCATGACATTGAACTACTCACAGAGAAAGAG GTTGTAGCAGTAGATGTGAAGACTCGATCAGTGACCTTTGAAGATGGCTTGAGGATGGAGTATAGGAAAGTCTTTATTGCTACAGGAAGCAA ACCAAAGCAGATGAACTACAAGGGTAAAGACGTCAGGAATGTGTTCCACCTTCGGACGCCTGAAGATGCTAACAGCATAGCGAGACTAGCCAACAACAAGAATGCAGTGATTGTGGGATCATCATTTGTTG GTATGGAAGTGGCTGCAGCTCTGACTGACAAGGCCCACTCAGTCTCTGTCATTGGGATCGAGTCCGTCCCCTTTAAAAAAGCTCTCGGGGAGAAAGTAGGGAAAGCCATAATGAAG ctgtttgaGGCAAACAGGGTGAAGTTTTACATGTTGAACGAGGTGTCGGAAATGATTGGTCATCATGGACAG CTAAAAGAGGTTGTACTGAAGAGTGGCAAAGTCCTGAGGgctgatgtgtgtgtcatcGGAGCAG GAAGTGTTCCTGCAACAGGTTTTTTGAAATCGAGTGGCATTCATCTGGACTCCAAGGGCTTTATCACTGTGAATAAG ATGATGCAAACAAACGCTGACGGAGTATATGCTGGAGGTGATGTAGTGATGTTTCCTTTCCCACCACGCAACAACAAGAAGGTGAACATTCCTCATTGGCAGATGGCTCATGTACACG GCAGGGTGGCAGCTCTCACCATGACGGACAGAGCCACTGAGATCAAAACTGTGCCTTACTTCTGGTCGGCCATGTTTGGGAAGACCATCCGCTATGCAG GTTATGGAGATGGATTTGATGATGTCATCATCCAAGGAGATCTGGATGAACTGCGATTTGTCGCATTTTATACCAG GAGTGAGGAAGTGGTTGCTGTTGCCAGCATGAACTATGATCCCATTGTATCTCGAGTGGCAGAGGTTTTAGGATCTGGAAAGACCATTAAGAAGCGAGATGTGGA GATGTTAGCACGGCTTGGCAA GACTGGGGACATTTCTTGGCTGATTGACAAAGGCTCTCACTGA
- the LOC121649201 gene encoding apoptosis-inducing factor 3 isoform X3 gives MLLQTQTRPNGALGHGSDDDSTPLPFNHKPRDYVEASVCHVKDLENGQMREVDLGSGRALLIKEHGEFSAMGHKCPHYGAPLVKGVLSKGHVRCPWHGACFNIATGDIEDFPGLDSLPIFQVRVEKDKVIIRANKQALQSQKISKPMARCSAVINSSTDFSHVLIIGSGPAGLVCAETLRQEGFTDRIVMCTMDRHPPYDRPKLSKSLDSTAEQLRLRSIDFLQDHDIELLTEKEVVAVDVKTRSVTFEDGLRMEYRKVFIATGSKPKQMNYKGKDVRNVFHLRTPEDANSIARLANNKNAVIVGSSFVGMEVAAALTDKAHSVSVIGIESVPFKKALGEKVGKAIMKLFEANRVKFYMLNEVSEMIGHHGQLKEVVLKSGKVLRADVCVIGAGSVPATGFLKSSGIHLDSKGFITVNKMMQTNADGVYAGGDVVMFPFPPRNNKKVNIPHWQMAHVHGRVAALTMTDRATEIKTVPYFWSAMFGKTIRYAGYGDGFDDVIIQGDLDELRFVAFYTRSEEVVAVASMNYDPIVSRVAEVLGSGKTIKKRDVEMLARLGKTGDISWLIDKGSH, from the exons ACCTAATGGAGCCCTGGGTCACGGCTCCGATGACGACTCCACCCCACTCCCATTCAACCACAAGCCACGAGACTATGTGGAGGCATCTGTGTGTCATGTTAAAGACCTGGAAAATGGAca GATGCGCGAGGTGGACTTGGGGAGTGGCAGAGCTTTGTTAATCAAAGAGCATGGGGAGTTCTCCGCCATGGGCCACAAATGTCCTCACTATGGTGCACCCCTGGTCAAAg GTGTACTTTCTAAAGGACATGTGCGCTGTCCCTGGCATGGAGCTTGTTTCAACATAGCAACAGGAGACATTGAAGACTTCCCTGGTCTAGACAGTCTGCCTATCTTTCAG GTCAGAGTTGAAAAGGACAAGGTGATCATTCGTGCAAACAAGCAG gCTCTTCAGTcacaaaaaatatcaaaacccATGGCCCGATGTTCAGCTGTCATTAACTCCAGCACAGACTTCAGCCATGTTCTCATCATTGGCTCAG GTCCAGCAGGTCTGGTGTGTGCAGAGACGCTGAGGCAAGAAGGCTTCACTGACCGCATTGTCATGTGCACCATGGACAGGCATCCTCCATATGACAGGCCTAAACTGAGTAAG TCCTTAGACAgcacagcagagcagctgagaTTGCGCTCCATAGACTTCCTGCAGGACCATGACATTGAACTACTCACAGAGAAAGAG GTTGTAGCAGTAGATGTGAAGACTCGATCAGTGACCTTTGAAGATGGCTTGAGGATGGAGTATAGGAAAGTCTTTATTGCTACAGGAAGCAA ACCAAAGCAGATGAACTACAAGGGTAAAGACGTCAGGAATGTGTTCCACCTTCGGACGCCTGAAGATGCTAACAGCATAGCGAGACTAGCCAACAACAAGAATGCAGTGATTGTGGGATCATCATTTGTTG GTATGGAAGTGGCTGCAGCTCTGACTGACAAGGCCCACTCAGTCTCTGTCATTGGGATCGAGTCCGTCCCCTTTAAAAAAGCTCTCGGGGAGAAAGTAGGGAAAGCCATAATGAAG ctgtttgaGGCAAACAGGGTGAAGTTTTACATGTTGAACGAGGTGTCGGAAATGATTGGTCATCATGGACAG CTAAAAGAGGTTGTACTGAAGAGTGGCAAAGTCCTGAGGgctgatgtgtgtgtcatcGGAGCAG GAAGTGTTCCTGCAACAGGTTTTTTGAAATCGAGTGGCATTCATCTGGACTCCAAGGGCTTTATCACTGTGAATAAG ATGATGCAAACAAACGCTGACGGAGTATATGCTGGAGGTGATGTAGTGATGTTTCCTTTCCCACCACGCAACAACAAGAAGGTGAACATTCCTCATTGGCAGATGGCTCATGTACACG GCAGGGTGGCAGCTCTCACCATGACGGACAGAGCCACTGAGATCAAAACTGTGCCTTACTTCTGGTCGGCCATGTTTGGGAAGACCATCCGCTATGCAG GTTATGGAGATGGATTTGATGATGTCATCATCCAAGGAGATCTGGATGAACTGCGATTTGTCGCATTTTATACCAG GAGTGAGGAAGTGGTTGCTGTTGCCAGCATGAACTATGATCCCATTGTATCTCGAGTGGCAGAGGTTTTAGGATCTGGAAAGACCATTAAGAAGCGAGATGTGGA GATGTTAGCACGGCTTGGCAA GACTGGGGACATTTCTTGGCTGATTGACAAAGGCTCTCACTGA